The genome window GGAAAGGGAGATAGGTGTTAGGATGAAGTTTTGCCGGAAGCAAAACGAGTTTCTGGTCTGTCCAGTGAATGATGGCCTGGAGAAACCATAAAGAAATGCCGACAGGCACAACGACAAGAAGGCCTGTGAGAAAATAGGTTCTTATATGGTGTTTAATCCTTTTAATCATATTAAGAAAGAGTGACTCAATTATTCGACAAGGCGACGAGGTTTCTTTTTTCGCCTATTATATCATTATTTTCATCAACATAAATAAGTTTTGGCTTATGTTCTTTTGCTTCTGCCCCATCAAGATTGAAGTAGCTTGCTATAATGATAAGATCATCCCTGGCAACAAGCCTGGCTGCTGCGCCATTAACACAAATAGTGCCGCTCCCTCTTTCTCCTTTAATTACGTAAGTTTCAAAACGGTTGCCATTATTTATATCGTAAATATGGACCTGTTCAAAAGCAAGAATATCCGCCGCCTCCATAAGGTCTTCGTCAATGGTGATGCTCCCTTCATAATTGAGGTTGGCATCGGTTAATGTGGCCCTGTGGATTTTAGATTTCAACATGATTCTCTGCAATTTAATTCCTCCTTAAAATTGTGTTATCGATCAGTCTGGTTTTTCCAACTCTTGCGGCAATAGCCAATAAGGCATCCCCTTCTACTTTATCTACCGGCTTAAGCGTAGCGGCATCTCGTATATCGATGTAATCGATCTCAATACCTCCGGCAATCTTTCCCCTTGCGCCTTCTATGATCCTCTGCGCATCACAGCTGCCTTCCTCAAAGATTTTCATAGCCGAATAAAGCGCTCTCGAAAGCGATAGAGACAACATTCTTTCATCCTCACTTAATCTCGCATTACGCGAACTCATGGCAAGGCCGTCACTCTCCCTTACAATGGGCATGCCCACAATTTCTATATTAAAATCAAGATCACTTACCATGCGCCGGATAAGAGCAAGCTGCTGGTAATCTTTCTCTCCGAATATGGCAATATCGGGTTGTACAATATTAAAAAGCTTGGCCACAACCGTAGCCACACCGCTGAAATGTCCCGGCCTGGAATCTCCACACATCCCCTTCGACAGTCCACTCACATGAACCGTCGTCTCAAAACCTGAAGGATACATGGATTCTGAAGAGGGCAAAAACAAAATACGGCAGCCCTCAGCTTCGAGAAGTTCCTTGTCCCTGTCAAGATTTACGGGATAATCCTCATAATCACACTGCTCGTTAAACTGTGCAGGGTTTACATAGATACTAACAACAAGCGTATCGCCTCTTTTTTTTCCTTCACGGACCAAACTGAGATGTCCTTCGTGAAGATAGCCCATAGTGGGCACGAAAACTATCTTCCTGCCATCCATCTTTAGCGACCTGGCAATTTGGGTCATTTGTTTAATGTCTTTTACAATTTCCATTTAACGATAACTCTCTTCTTCCGAGGGGAAGCTCCTGTTCTTAACACATCGGGAGTAATCAGATACTGCGTTTCTTATGATGTCCGGCAGGTTGATAAAGTTCCGAACAAATTTAGGAGTAAATTCCGAAAGACCCAGCATGTCATTTATTACCAGCACCTGTCCATCACATTGGTTTCCCGCTCCAATACCGATGGTGGGAATTGACAGGCTCTTTGTGATTTCATCAGCAACAGAAGCGGGTACACCCTCAATTACAACGGCAAAGGCTCCTGCTTCTTCAACGGCCCCTGCATCATCAAGAAGCGTGGACAGGTCTGATTTTTCCCGCCCCTGGACCTTGTACCCCCCCATCATATTGACTGCCTGTGGCCTTAATCCAACATGGCCCATAAGGGGGATATCTGCATCGACAACAGCTTTTATCCGATCTGCAACC of Deltaproteobacteria bacterium contains these proteins:
- a CDS encoding aspartate 1-decarboxylase; the protein is MQRIMLKSKIHRATLTDANLNYEGSITIDEDLMEAADILAFEQVHIYDINNGNRFETYVIKGERGSGTICVNGAAARLVARDDLIIIASYFNLDGAEAKEHKPKLIYVDENNDIIGEKRNLVALSNN
- the panC gene encoding pantoate--beta-alanine ligase, encoding MEIVKDIKQMTQIARSLKMDGRKIVFVPTMGYLHEGHLSLVREGKKRGDTLVVSIYVNPAQFNEQCDYEDYPVNLDRDKELLEAEGCRILFLPSSESMYPSGFETTVHVSGLSKGMCGDSRPGHFSGVATVVAKLFNIVQPDIAIFGEKDYQQLALIRRMVSDLDFNIEIVGMPIVRESDGLAMSSRNARLSEDERMLSLSLSRALYSAMKIFEEGSCDAQRIIEGARGKIAGGIEIDYIDIRDAATLKPVDKVEGDALLAIAARVGKTRLIDNTILRRN
- the panB gene encoding 3-methyl-2-oxobutanoate hydroxymethyltransferase; amino-acid sequence: MNENKITVPEIVARKARKEPITVLTAYDYQMASLLDGCGIEVLLTGDTLGNVVYGFDTTLPVTMELMIAHTAAVARGRKNALLVADMPFMSYATREDALKNAGRLVQEGMAEAVKLEGGVKVADRIKAVVDADIPLMGHVGLRPQAVNMMGGYKVQGREKSDLSTLLDDAGAVEEAGAFAVVIEGVPASVADEITKSLSIPTIGIGAGNQCDGQVLVINDMLGLSEFTPKFVRNFINLPDIIRNAVSDYSRCVKNRSFPSEEESYR